The Pungitius pungitius chromosome 8, fPunPun2.1, whole genome shotgun sequence genome has a window encoding:
- the LOC119230069 gene encoding uncharacterized protein LOC119230069 isoform X1: MSLLKEAEPGPGTEAKTWAQSLVYTLEELECKICYNRYDTRSRKPKLLGCLHRVCAKCLKKMVDMGESSPSIICCPFCRHETYVPDEEVRLYFVNQEVRLYSVNEEVRLIKEVILPHFRTSVFLSLSSDKGVVDGGRPTHPGCSVLSGPSPRWWWWWWRRRSRRRGGVAESKQSDRWEGRGFVPPVLRLSGHHHHGAPRGLPLLGLPEHAQRRGAVPPPQLGLAALQPADSEVSRLDVPQLPPLPAGGALPGVLQLSASRDLPADDWSAVARRGPGESGPVHAAAARPLRLLSVSVSRADGGVCRAHTCNAVTKSGARATAMTTTR, translated from the exons ATGAGCCTTCTAAAGGAGGCGGAGCCTGGCCCAGGGACGGAAGCCAAG ACCTGGGCTCAGTCTCTGGTCTACACGCTGGAGGAGCTCGAGTGTAAAATCTGCTACAACCGCTACGACACTCGAAGCCGCAAACCCAAACTGCTGGGCTGTCTGCACCGGGTCTGCGCCAAGTGTCTGAAGAAGATGGTCGACATGG GAGAGTCTTCTCCGTCTATCATCTGCTGTCCTTTCTGTCGCCACGAGACCTACGTCCCCGACGAGGAGGTGAGACTTTACTTTGTAAACCAGGAGGTGAGGCTTTATTCTGTTAACGAGGAGGTGAGACTTATTAAGGAGGTGATTCTCCCCCATTTTCGGACAAGtgtcttcctgtctctgtcctctgaTAAAGGTGTGGTTGATGGAGGACGACCGACACATCCTGGCTGTTCTGTCTTGTCAGGACCGAGCccgaggtggtggtggtggtggtggaggaggaggagtaggaggaggggaggtgttGCTGAGTCCAAACAGTCTGACCG GTGGGAGGGGCGTGGATTCGTCCCACCGGTCCTCAGACTGTCTGGTCATCACCATCATGGAGCTCCCCGAGGACTCCCCCTCCTCGGACTCCCTGAGCATGCTCAACGTCGTGGGGCTGTACCGCCCCCCCAGCTTGGACTCGCTGCCCTGCAACCTGCCGACTCAGAAGTGTCGCGCCTGGACGTCCCGCAGCTTCCCCCGCTGCCTGCTGGGGGCGCTCTGCCTG GTGTACTTCAGCTCTCTGCCTCTAGGGATCTACCTGCTGATGATTGGTCAGCTGTGGCTCGGCGTGGTCCTGGTGAGTCTGGTCCCgtccacgctgctgctgctcgtcctcTACGGCTTCTGTCAGTGTCTGTGTCACGAGCTGATGGAGGCGTTTGCCGCGCGCACACATGCAATGCCGTGACAAAAAGCGGCGCACGCGCTACAGCGATGACGACAACACGTTAG
- the LOC119230069 gene encoding E3 ubiquitin-protein ligase RNF182 isoform X2 → MSLLKEAEPGPGTEAKTWAQSLVYTLEELECKICYNRYDTRSRKPKLLGCLHRVCAKCLKKMVDMGESSPSIICCPFCRHETYVPDEEVWLMEDDRHILAVLSCQDRARGGGGGGGGGGVGGGEVLLSPNSLTGGRGVDSSHRSSDCLVITIMELPEDSPSSDSLSMLNVVGLYRPPSLDSLPCNLPTQKCRAWTSRSFPRCLLGALCLVYFSSLPLGIYLLMIGQLWLGVVLVSLVPSTLLLLVLYGFCQCLCHELMEAFAARTHAMP, encoded by the exons ATGAGCCTTCTAAAGGAGGCGGAGCCTGGCCCAGGGACGGAAGCCAAG ACCTGGGCTCAGTCTCTGGTCTACACGCTGGAGGAGCTCGAGTGTAAAATCTGCTACAACCGCTACGACACTCGAAGCCGCAAACCCAAACTGCTGGGCTGTCTGCACCGGGTCTGCGCCAAGTGTCTGAAGAAGATGGTCGACATGG GAGAGTCTTCTCCGTCTATCATCTGCTGTCCTTTCTGTCGCCACGAGACCTACGTCCCCGACGAGGAG GTGTGGTTGATGGAGGACGACCGACACATCCTGGCTGTTCTGTCTTGTCAGGACCGAGCccgaggtggtggtggtggtggtggaggaggaggagtaggaggaggggaggtgttGCTGAGTCCAAACAGTCTGACCG GTGGGAGGGGCGTGGATTCGTCCCACCGGTCCTCAGACTGTCTGGTCATCACCATCATGGAGCTCCCCGAGGACTCCCCCTCCTCGGACTCCCTGAGCATGCTCAACGTCGTGGGGCTGTACCGCCCCCCCAGCTTGGACTCGCTGCCCTGCAACCTGCCGACTCAGAAGTGTCGCGCCTGGACGTCCCGCAGCTTCCCCCGCTGCCTGCTGGGGGCGCTCTGCCTG GTGTACTTCAGCTCTCTGCCTCTAGGGATCTACCTGCTGATGATTGGTCAGCTGTGGCTCGGCGTGGTCCTGGTGAGTCTGGTCCCgtccacgctgctgctgctcgtcctcTACGGCTTCTGTCAGTGTCTGTGTCACGAGCTGATGGAGGCGTTTGCCGCGCGCACACATGCAATGCCGTGA
- the LOC119230069 gene encoding E3 ubiquitin-protein ligase RNF182 isoform X3: MSLLKEAEPGPGTEAKTWAQSLVYTLEELECKICYNRYDTRSRKPKLLGCLHRVCAKCLKKMVDMGESSPSIICCPFCRHETYVPDEEDRARGGGGGGGGGGVGGGEVLLSPNSLTGGRGVDSSHRSSDCLVITIMELPEDSPSSDSLSMLNVVGLYRPPSLDSLPCNLPTQKCRAWTSRSFPRCLLGALCLVYFSSLPLGIYLLMIGQLWLGVVLVSLVPSTLLLLVLYGFCQCLCHELMEAFAARTHAMP, translated from the exons ATGAGCCTTCTAAAGGAGGCGGAGCCTGGCCCAGGGACGGAAGCCAAG ACCTGGGCTCAGTCTCTGGTCTACACGCTGGAGGAGCTCGAGTGTAAAATCTGCTACAACCGCTACGACACTCGAAGCCGCAAACCCAAACTGCTGGGCTGTCTGCACCGGGTCTGCGCCAAGTGTCTGAAGAAGATGGTCGACATGG GAGAGTCTTCTCCGTCTATCATCTGCTGTCCTTTCTGTCGCCACGAGACCTACGTCCCCGACGAGGAG GACCGAGCccgaggtggtggtggtggtggtggaggaggaggagtaggaggaggggaggtgttGCTGAGTCCAAACAGTCTGACCG GTGGGAGGGGCGTGGATTCGTCCCACCGGTCCTCAGACTGTCTGGTCATCACCATCATGGAGCTCCCCGAGGACTCCCCCTCCTCGGACTCCCTGAGCATGCTCAACGTCGTGGGGCTGTACCGCCCCCCCAGCTTGGACTCGCTGCCCTGCAACCTGCCGACTCAGAAGTGTCGCGCCTGGACGTCCCGCAGCTTCCCCCGCTGCCTGCTGGGGGCGCTCTGCCTG GTGTACTTCAGCTCTCTGCCTCTAGGGATCTACCTGCTGATGATTGGTCAGCTGTGGCTCGGCGTGGTCCTGGTGAGTCTGGTCCCgtccacgctgctgctgctcgtcctcTACGGCTTCTGTCAGTGTCTGTGTCACGAGCTGATGGAGGCGTTTGCCGCGCGCACACATGCAATGCCGTGA
- the zgc:109913 gene encoding regulator of G-protein signaling 9-binding protein isoform X2, producing MSRWRRSVDELSARRRKQGECERAQEALGRVTSCFQQLAVSLGSSADSSFLRDEMDETRALAHRICSGLSRRLMHLLSDCDSDPSLADDRRASERLWVLFLSAIENFLFDLHKARNLIGRFPLTQRSSRRLLVNAGCADGVVGLAARVASVQVPWLTLEEEPCPDLTNHIAALEAMLSEMQLRVPIAFWSVEATQPAWAEACGEFEQPDDTLEDLMEVEVISNNKVPCCQPPCCGLGCVG from the exons ATGAGCCGGTGGCGTCGTTCGGTGGACGAGTTGTCGGCGCGGCGGCGGAAGCAGGGCGAGTGCGAGCGCGCCCAGGAGGCTCTCGGTCGCGTCACCTCGTGTTTCCAGCAGCTGGCGGTGTCACTCGGCAGCTCGGCCGACAGCAGCTTCCTGCGAGATGAGATGGACGAGACGCGAGCACTGGCACACCGCATCTGCAGTG GTCTGTCCCGGCGCCTGATGCACCTGCTGTCAGACTGTGACTCTGACCCGTCTTTGGCGGACGACAGAAGGGCGTCAGAGCGACTGTGGGTTCTCTTCCTGTCCGCAATAGagaacttcctgtttgacctccACAAGGCCCGCAATCTGATTGGACGGTTTCCTCTGACCCAGCGCTCCAGCAGGCGCTTGTTAGTCAATGCAG GGTGTGCTGATGGCGTGGTGGGCTTGGCAGCTCGAGTGGCTTCAGTCCAGGTGCCGTGGCTCACCTTGGAGGAGGAGCCATGCCCTGATCTGACCAATCACATAGCAGCACTGGAGGCAATGCTGAGTGAGATGCAGCTGAGG GTTCCTATTGCATTCTGGTCGGTAGAGGCAACCCAGCCAGCGTGGGCCGAAGCTTGTGGTGAATTTGAACAACCAGATGATACCCTGGAggacctgatggaggttgaagTGATCTCTAACAACAAGGTGCCCTGCTGCCAGCCCCCGTGCTGTGGACTGGGCTGTGTCGGGTAG
- the zgc:109913 gene encoding regulator of G-protein signaling 9-binding protein isoform X1, whose amino-acid sequence MSRWRRSVDELSARRRKQGECERAQEALGRVTSCFQQLAVSLGSSADSSFLRDEMDETRALAHRICSGTRNLPPPKTLVTPDFLSLPHESVCRPAGLSRRLMHLLSDCDSDPSLADDRRASERLWVLFLSAIENFLFDLHKARNLIGRFPLTQRSSRRLLVNAGCADGVVGLAARVASVQVPWLTLEEEPCPDLTNHIAALEAMLSEMQLRVPIAFWSVEATQPAWAEACGEFEQPDDTLEDLMEVEVISNNKVPCCQPPCCGLGCVG is encoded by the exons ATGAGCCGGTGGCGTCGTTCGGTGGACGAGTTGTCGGCGCGGCGGCGGAAGCAGGGCGAGTGCGAGCGCGCCCAGGAGGCTCTCGGTCGCGTCACCTCGTGTTTCCAGCAGCTGGCGGTGTCACTCGGCAGCTCGGCCGACAGCAGCTTCCTGCGAGATGAGATGGACGAGACGCGAGCACTGGCACACCGCATCTGCAGTGGTACAAGAAACCTGCCCCCACCAAAAACGTTGGTTACACCTGACTTCCTGTCACTTCCTCACGAGTCTGTCTGTCGGCCTGCAGGTCTGTCCCGGCGCCTGATGCACCTGCTGTCAGACTGTGACTCTGACCCGTCTTTGGCGGACGACAGAAGGGCGTCAGAGCGACTGTGGGTTCTCTTCCTGTCCGCAATAGagaacttcctgtttgacctccACAAGGCCCGCAATCTGATTGGACGGTTTCCTCTGACCCAGCGCTCCAGCAGGCGCTTGTTAGTCAATGCAG GGTGTGCTGATGGCGTGGTGGGCTTGGCAGCTCGAGTGGCTTCAGTCCAGGTGCCGTGGCTCACCTTGGAGGAGGAGCCATGCCCTGATCTGACCAATCACATAGCAGCACTGGAGGCAATGCTGAGTGAGATGCAGCTGAGG GTTCCTATTGCATTCTGGTCGGTAGAGGCAACCCAGCCAGCGTGGGCCGAAGCTTGTGGTGAATTTGAACAACCAGATGATACCCTGGAggacctgatggaggttgaagTGATCTCTAACAACAAGGTGCCCTGCTGCCAGCCCCCGTGCTGTGGACTGGGCTGTGTCGGGTAG